CAGGACAAAACTTTCTACCTGCTCTCGCGCGACGGGCTATTCCTTTGCCGCAATCACCAGTTCTTCTCGAGCTGCGTGCCGGCGGATCGTTGGCCTAGCGAGCTGGCGGGTCACCGCCAATTCCTCCAATTCGATTACCCGCGTCTGTCGCAGCGCCTGGTCGAGCAAGTCGTCGGCTTCTTCGATATCATTGGCGAGCGCTATGGTTCTGAGGCCGCCGTGTTGTTGGCTTGGAATCGGGACACCAATCAAGTCGAAGTAGTGGTGCCTGATCAAATCGCGACGGTCAGCTCCTCCTATTACGGAAAACCGTATGGCATTGACCTCCACTACGACGTGCCGACCCTTCCTTCGCACCTGTTGCTTATCGGGGACATCCATAGCCACGTGGACGCTCCGGCCTATGCTTCCTGGACTGACAAGGTCGATGAGGCATATCGCCCCGGACTACACTTGGTGGTAGGGCGAATTCTCGATGAGCCGCCGGAGTTTTACTGTGCCGTGGTTGCTGACGGCACTCGTTTCCGGGTGAAGGACTTGGCTTTGGTGATGGAGGGGTACCGCCGAAGACGCCGGGAAGAAGTGCCTCCTGAGTGGATTGCCAGCGTCACCGTAGAACAATGGTCGAGCAAGAGTTATCAAATCAGCCACTCCTCGAGCAGCCTCCGCACTACGCCGCTGCTGGGGAGCGGCTCCGGATGGGACGAAAGTGTCGCCGTGCACCGCGTCAACGCCTTGTCGCCCCCGTTCCCGCCGAACAATCCAACCGGGAAGGGCTCCGCCGCTTCCA
This genomic window from Candidatus Paceibacterota bacterium contains:
- a CDS encoding Mov34/MPN/PAD-1 family protein, which encodes MNSPNSDLLTPIYLKTDEVMEWPQDKTFYLLSRDGLFLCRNHQFFSSCVPADRWPSELAGHRQFLQFDYPRLSQRLVEQVVGFFDIIGERYGSEAAVLLAWNRDTNQVEVVVPDQIATVSSSYYGKPYGIDLHYDVPTLPSHLLLIGDIHSHVDAPAYASWTDKVDEAYRPGLHLVVGRILDEPPEFYCAVVADGTRFRVKDLALVMEGYRRRRREEVPPEWIASVTVEQWSSKSYQISHSSSSLRTTPLLGSGSGWDESVAVHRVNALSPPFPPNNPTGKGSAASTK